In a single window of the Gossypium hirsutum isolate 1008001.06 chromosome D02, Gossypium_hirsutum_v2.1, whole genome shotgun sequence genome:
- the LOC107908422 gene encoding signal peptide peptidase-like 3, with product MSFPPGIRRRFVVSFPLLLLVTLSFAVVATADGASQDDGPELPACNNPFKLVKVKIWVDGVEGEDLSGITASFGASLPEEANKSSKLPTVFSNPLNGCSNSSSKLTGSVALSIRGDCDFVTKAKVAQSGGASALLVINDNEELYKMVCSENDTSLNISIPVVMIPKSAGDAINKSMEEKHVEFLLYAPTRPIVDFSVIFLWAMAVGTIVTASLWQEFGTSENSDERYNELSKESPNAGTGDDDDKEILDISVKGAIVFVITASTFLVLLYFFMSAWFVWLLIVLFCIGGVQGMHTCIMTPIARKCRNCPQKTLNLPLFGEVSIVSFVVALCCLIFAVVWAVNRRESYSWVGQDILGICLMITVLQLARLPNIKVATVLLCCAFVYDIFWVFLSPLIFHKSVMIVVARGDNSGGESIPMLLRVPRAFDPWGGYDMIGFGDILFPGLLVAFAFRYDKAYKKHLASGYFLWLIIGYGVGLLFTYLGLYLMNGHGQPALLYLVPCTLGVTVILGLVRGELKELWNYSPESSSATTNLTGEA from the exons ATGTCGTTTCCTCCGGGGATCCGCCGCCGTTTTGTGGTGTCTTTTCCTTTATTGTTACTCGTGACTTTGTCTTTTGCTGTTGTTGCCACCGCCGACGGTGCTTCCCAGGACGACGGCCCTGAGCTACCTGCTTGCAACAACCCTTTCAAATtg GTCAAGGTGAAGATCTGGGTTGATGGTGTTGAAGGTGAAGATTTGTCTGGGATAACTGCGAGCTTTGGAGCATCATTGCCTGAGGAAGCCAACAAAAGTTCTAAATTGCCTACTGTTTTCTCAAATCCCCTAAATGGCTGTTCTAATTCTTCTTCAAAG CTAACTGGTTCTGTAGCCTTGTCCATACGTGGTGATTGTGACTTTGTAACTAAGGCAAAAGTTGCACAGTCAGGAGGTGCTTCAGCCTTGCTGGTGATAAATGACAATGAag AACTTTACAAGATGGTTTGTTCTGAGAATGATACATCTTTAAATATTTCAATACCTGTTGTGATGATTCCGAAATCAGCTGGGGATGCAATTAACAAATCCATGGAAGAGAAACATG TGGAATTTTTATTATATGCACCAACTCGTCCGATTGTGGATTTCTCAGTGATATTTTTGTGGGCAATGGCTGTTGGCACGATTGTTACTGCTTCACTTTGGCAAGAGTTTGGCACTTCTGAGAATTCTGACGAACGCTATAATGAATTATCTAAG GAATCTCCTAATGCTGGAACAGGCGATGATGATGACAAGGAAATCCTTGATATTAGTGTAAAGGGTGCTATAGTTTTTGTTATAACGGCTTCCACTTTTCTGGTGCTACTCTACTTTTTCATGTCTGCTTGGTTTGTTTGGTTGCTGATTGTACTCTTCTGCATTGGTGGTGTTCAG GGAATGCATACTTGCATTATGACGCCTATAGCGAG AAAGTGCAGAAATTGTCCGCAGAAGACACTGAATTTGCCCCTCTTTGGGGAGGTTTCAATTGTCTCATTTGTGGTTGCATTGTGCTGTTTGATATTTGCTGTTGTCTGGGCTGTCAACCGGCGAGAATCATATTCATGGGTGGGCCAAGATATTCTT GGGATCTGTTTGATGATAACAGTCTTACAGTTGGCTCGACTACCTAATATCAAG GTTGCTACAGTGCTTCTCTGTTGTGCATTTGTTTATGACATCTTCTGGGTCTTCCTATCGCCACTTATATTCCATAAGAGTGTGATGATTGTA GTTGCTCGAGGTGATAATAGTGGTGGAGAATCAATTCCCATGCTTTTGAGAGTTCCGAGAGCTTTTGATCCATGGGGTGGTTATGATATGATTGGATTCGGTGACATTCTCTTTCCTGGTTTGCTCGTTGCATTTGCTTTTAG ATACGATAAAGCATACAAGAAGCATCTTGCCAGTGGATACTTTCTGTGGTTGATAATTGGCTATGGAGTTG GCCTCTTGTTTACATACCTAGGGTTATATCTAATGAATGGACATGGTCAACCGGCACTCCTCTATCTTGTTCCTTGTACACTAG GTGTTACGGTTATATTAGGTTTGGTGAGAGGAGAGCTGAAAGAGCTTTGGAATTACAGCCCTGAGTCGTCATCTGCCACGACAAATCTCACTGGAGAGGCTTGA